A region of the Bryobacteraceae bacterium genome:
GGCTGTTCATCGCCGGCGCGGCGCCGCTGATCAGCATGGCGGACTGGAGCCGGCTGCATCCGTTTGTCCGCGCCTACTTCGTCCCGGATCCCAACTTCTTCTCCTTTTTCCCGTGGGCAGCCTTCATCGCCTTTGGCCTATCGGCCGGATCGCTGCTGCGCGTGGTGGAGCCCGGCGCGATGGGCCGGATGATGGAGTGGTGGGCGCTGTTCGGAGTGGTCCTGATCGTGGGCGCGCGCTACTTCGCCAACCTGCCGTATTCGATCTATCCGCAGTCGGACTTCTGGGTGAACAGCCCGGCGCTGATTCTGATCAAGACGGGCGTGATCCTGATGATCGCCGCCTTCGCCTGGCTGTGGACGACCTACGTGAACACGGGCTGGAGCTTCCTGCGGCAGTTGGGCACGACGTCGCTGCTGGTGTACTGGGTGCACACGGAGCTGGTTTACGGAAGCTGGTTCTGGCGTTGGAAGGAATCGCTGAGCGTGCCGCAGACGCTGGCGGCGGCGGCCTTCATCATCGTGCTGATGCTGGTGCTGAGCATCGCGCGGACAGGCTGGAAGGGCGGCCCAAGCCTGCCGGCGCTGCTGCGGCAGCGCTGGATCGCCTGGCGCGAGCAGCCGGTGCCGCAGGCGGGCGACTGAGAGCCTCTTCAGCGCACCCCCCGCATGGCGGGGCCCGAAGCGCCCCAGGGCAGAAGCGTCGTCGAGTCGGTGCGCGCCTGGAGCAACTGATGGAGGGTGAGTTCCCTGGCGCCCCGCAGGTCGGCGCCGCGGAAATCGGCTCCGGCGCAGCGGGCGCCGCGAAAACGGGCGCCTTCCAGGCGACTTCCGGCGAAGCGGGCGCCGGCGAGCCGGGCGTCCTGAAAGTCGCAGCCTTCGAGCGAGCAGTGCTCCCAGGCGGATCCTGTTAGGGTGGCGCCGTGCAAACGCGCGCCGTCAAGACGGCATTGCAGGAAGCGGCAGTGCTCGAGCACGGCGTTCTGGAACCGGGCCGCTTCAGCGCGCGTCCGCAGGAACCGGCAGAACTGGAGCCGCGCGCGGTAGAAGAGCGCACCATGGAGGTCGGCCTCGGTGAAGTGGCATTCGAGCAGCGAAGCCTGGTGAAAGGCCGCACCGGGCAACAGCGCCTGCGCGAAGGCGGTACGCACCAGCCGGGCCTCCATCCAGCGGCTGCCGGGCGCCTTCAGCTTCTCGCAAGAACACCGCTCCAGCACGGCGCCGCACAGGCTGGCCGAACCGAGGCACGAGTCGTCGAGACGAACCTCTTCGAGTGAGGCGCCGTTGGCTTCAGCCGCGGCCAGGTTGGCGAGGGCGAGGTCGCATTGTCGCCAGATCGACTTGTCGAGCACGGCCGCGTGAAGATCGGCGGCCGGCAACGAGCAGCGGAGGAAGGACGCGCCCTGAAGGCGGGCACGCACGGCCCGGAGGTGCTCCACCCGGAGCCCTTCGAGTTCGCAGCGTCTTCCCGTCGTGAGCCCATCCACCCAGGCGGCATGGGTCTGAAGGGCCTCGCGCCAGGTCTCCAGTGCCGCATCCGGGGGCGAAGGCGCCGTTCCGGCGCCGGGGCCGCGGTCCACAGAGGGAATGGGGTCCACGCAGCGCTTATCGGCGGGACGTAGGGCGCCTTGAGGCCAGCATGCCGGGTGAACGTTCAGACGCTCACCACCGGACAGGAGGACTGGCGGATGATCGAGTAGGCGTTGGCGCGGAGGCGGCCGAGCACGCCGGAGGCCGATCCGCGACCGATGACCAGCAGGTTGGCGCCCCACTCCTGGGCCAGTTTGCAGACCGTTTCCGGCACTTCGCCGCTGCCGATGAGCACCGGCGCGTCCCATCCGAGCCGCGCCATCAGGCTGGCGATCTCCCGCCGGGCGGAGTCCTCCATGCGCTGCTTCCACTCGGGTTCGGACAGCTCGCCGGCGGCGGCGCCGAGACCGGGCATGACGTGAACGAGCGCCATCTCCGCGCCGACCTCGTGGGCGAAGCGCCGCGCCCACATCAGCGTCCGTTCCGACTGCGAGCGCAGGTCGAGCCCGACGGCGATACGATCGAGGCGGACGTCATCGACGCGGGCCGCCTCCATGTGGACGCCGGTCCAGACCGGGCAGTCGGCGTCGTGCAGCACCTTGGCCGTGACCGAGCCGAGGATGAAGCGGCGGAAGGTGCCGTAGCCGTGAGTCGGCATGACGATGAGGCTGACGCCGAGCTCGTGTGCGGTCCTGACAATTCGGCCCGCCGGGTCGCCCTCCACGAGCAGGCGCTCCACGTTCACGGGGGGCAGCTCGTCGCGGAGGAAGGCGTCGAGGTCCTGGCGGGCCTGCTCGGCGCGGCTGCGGAAGAGCTCCTCGAGGACGCTGCCGCCGACTTCCATCGCGCCGAATTCGTAGTGCGGCGGCGGCAGCACGTGCAACAGCGTGATGCGGCTGCCGAAGCGGCGGTGGAGCGCGGCGGCGTAGCGCGCCGCGCACTCGCTCTTTTCGGAAAAATCCACCGGGACGAGGATATGGCTGAGCGGCATTTCCGGCTCCCAATTCATTTCTTCCCCGCCCGGCGGCGGGTGTCAAGCGTCGTTGCCGGCTAGCGGGTCAGGCCGAGGTCGGCGAGAATCTTCGGCGACTCCTCGTCCTGGGCGAGCGTCTTGTGGCAGGTGTCGCAGTCCTGGCTGATCGTGCGGCCGGCCGGGGTGGACTCGCGCCAGTCGTGGCAGCGGAAGCAGCCGTCAAAATCAGTGTGGCCGAGGTTGTTGAAATACGTTCCCCATTTCACTCTCATTTCGGGGAAAACATTGCGGCTGTATATGGAAAGGGCGCCGCGTGCGCTGCGCTCGACGTCCTGCCGGCGGCTCGAGAAAATCTCCGGGTAATTTTTCTCATAATACGCCCGGAAACGGGCCGGAATTCCCCTCTCGCTTTCCGCCGTCGTGGCGTAGTCGTGCTGGATGACCTCCAGCGCCACCTTCTTGGCGAAGGGGAGCGTGCGGTCGATGAGGCCTTCGTCGATGGCGCGGTTGACGGCCTTCTCGGGCAGTTCGAAGCTGTGCGACGGGCGGTTGTGGCAGTCCATGCAATCCATCACGCGCACCGGCAGCCCGCCCGGTCCGCTGTCCTTGTGGCCTTCGCTGCGGAAAACATAGGTCTTGCCATCCTTGCCGGTGTACTCGACCCAGGGGATCTTTTGCCGTTCCCGGTCGGCGTGGGCGTAGCGGATGACGACCCCCGGCCCCATGTGCGCTCCGTGGATGCCTTCGTAGCCGTTGCCGCCGCCGATGTGCATCAGCAGCACGGTCTGGCGCCGTGTGACCTTCTCGTCATCGGCGTAGCTGTTGATCACGCGAATTCGGTCGCCGCCGAATTTCTGCGGCCAATGGCAGACCTCGCAGGTTTCGCGCGCCGGGCGGAGGTTTTCAATCGGCGTGGGGATCGGCCGCGGATAGAGGTTGAAGGTCACCGAAATGACCTGCCAGGAGCCGGAGATCTTGCTCTTGACGAACCAGTTCGCCCCGGGACCGATGTGGCACTCGACGCAGCGCACCCGCGCGTGAGGCGAATTCTGGTAGGCGGTGAACTCCGGTTTCATCACCGTGTGGCAGGCCTGGCCGCAGAAGCTGACCGTCTCCATGTAGCTCACCGCGCCGTACAGCAGCGTGGAACCGATGATCACGTTGGCCACCGTGGCCGCCCCGACAAAGGCCAGCAGCCGGCGGAAGCGCGGGTTGTTCATGTCAACGGGCGGGAAGACCTCCGGCAGGCGCCCCTGCCGTTTCACCCGGTAGATGCCCAGCGGGATCAGGGCGAGCCCGGCGAAAAAGATGACCGGCAGCACCATGAACTGGAGGATGCCCGCGTAAGGATCCTGCGAATGGGTCCGGAACAGGGCGGGCAGCAGAAAGATCCAGAGGATGCCGCCGGTGGTGACCATGACCACACCGAGGAGGCTGATCCAGTTGTTCGCCAGGTGGACGATCGGACTGAGCCACTCCTTGAACCGCTGCATGGAAATCGGGTTGTCTCCTTTCGGGTGTTTGCGCTCGCTGATTTGTCAGTCGCCCGTGGCCGCCTCGTCGGCGTCGACATATTCCGCACGGGGGCTGTAGCCGGTAAGAAACGCGGTGTCCAGCGGATAGACGGCCGGATCGAAGATCACCATGTAGAAATGCCACACGAGAATGCTGAGGGCCGCCAGCACCGCCTCATAGAAATGAACCACGCGGCTGAAGTCAAGGACGACCTTGGGCATGACGCTGAGGCTCCAGTTGTGGAACCACAGCAGCAGGCCGGTGATCGCCATGACGGCCGTTCCCCAGACCACGGCCCAGTATTCCATTTTTTCGATGTAGCTGTGCGGGGAGCGATGGGGCCTCCGGCTGAGCAGTCCCAGCCTCCACAGCGTTCCTTCCACCAGTTCGCGCACGTCCTGAGCCCGCGGCAGCAGCTCCTTCCAGTGCTCGCGGAGCCGGCGGTTGACCACGAGGGTGATCAGGTGAAAGATGGACGTGCCGATGAGCACAGCGCCGGCAATGCGGTGCACCGTGCCGCGCACGGGATAGCGGTCCTCCCAACGGAGGAACCAGCTTGACCACCAGGTGTCCGGGTAGTGAAGAGCGAAGCCCGTATACACGAGGACAATGAAGCTGATGGCGAGCAGGGCGTGCTCGATGCGCTCAATGCGGTACATGCGCTCGTGGTGGGGCTCGACGCGGCGCAGCAGTTGCATGGGGACGCGCTTGCCACGGAAACGCATGCTCCAGAGCTTGCGGAGGAAGTCGCCGGCATGATGGATGAGCATGAAGCCGATGGTGGCGGGAATCAGCAGGGAGTAGAACCATTCGGCCCAGCGCACCGGCGCGGCTGCCTGGGCGCCCTGAACTTCGTGGATAGGCCCGAGCGCGAACCGGCTCCCCGCGCCCGGATGGCAGGCGCCGCAGGTGGCGGCCAGGTTCCTGGGGTTGGTGCGGGAGGCCGGATCCGACGAGGGCAGGATGTCGTGGTAGCCATGGCAGGAGGCGCAGTCGGCCACGCGCTGGTTGCCGGCCTTGAGTGCCAGGCCGTGGAAGCTTTGCTCGAAAGTATTCAGCCGGTCCGGTGGCAGCCCGAAGCGGCGGGCCAGGCGCAGGTCGCCGTGGCAGTGGCCGCAGGTGTCGGGGACGCTGCCGGGAAACACGGTGGAGTTGGGATCCTTGGCCTTCAGCACGCGGTGGCCGCCGTGGCAGTCCGAGCAGACGGGCGCGTCGCGGACCCCTGCGGCCACGGCCTTGCCGTGAACACTCCTGGCGAAGTCTTCTGCTTCCTTTGCATGGCACATGCCGCAGGTGTCCGGAACGCTCTGGTGGAATTCGATGGTGAGCGCACGCTTCAATTCATGGACGTCGCCGTGGCAGGTGGAGCACTCCGGGGCGGAGCCGTTGCCGCGGCGCATCTGGGCGGCGTGCTCGCTCTGCTCGTAGTCGCGTACGCTGCGCTCGTGACAGGATGCGCACTGCGGCTTGGGCACGCCCTCGGGGTGAGGATATTCTTCGTGTTTGACGTGACACGTGGCGCAGGCGACCGAAGCATGGGCCGAGGCCTTGAGCTTTGACTCCTGCTCATGGCAGTCGGCGCAGACCGAATTCGGCGTGACCGGCCTGGCGGGCGGCTGCGCGAGGGCGGCGCAAACGAGAACCAAAGCGGACGCAAACAATCTACCCAGTTTCCTCATCGAAAGATCTCTCTCCTGGAGGCGCCGCCGCCCCTCAACAGCGACGCCCCTCAGACATCCTGGCGGAATCTCAGGTGATCAGCCGCGGCGGATTCCGCCGGCCGCCGCGGCCCGGGTTTTAAGCCAGACCGGCGCGGGAAGAGGCCTCCCACAGGTACATGCCGTACATCACGGCCAGGATGAGGCCAGTGATGGCCAGCACAACGGTGAGGGCCTTGCCCCACTTCTCCACCAGTTCCAGCTTCCTGGCCACCGTCATCTGCTGCGTGATGACGGTCTCGGGGCCGCTGAGGTGCAGCGTGTCATCCTCCTGGGCGGCCAGATGCTGGCGCCAGATAGCGAGGGCCACAACGATCAGGGCGAGAACGCCCCACGCAATTGCATAGGGTGTCAGGTTGGACATCTTCACGAACCTCCCTTCAACAAGCAGGTGCGACAGCGCTTCATCCGATTATGGCGAAGCCCGCCCTTCGGCCGGTTTCATTTTCCGTGTGCCGGACCGCAGACAGGTGGCCAGCACCGCCAGCACAACCGTATTCAAGGGATCCTGTTCGGAGAGAACCGAGTGGACACCCGCCTCCCAGGCTTCCTTCAGATGAGTGGCGTCATTGCTGGTGATCAACACAATGCGGTCGGCATGCTCGACGGGCTGGGGCAGCCGGTGGAAGCTGTCCCAATCGAGCACCACCGCACAGGCGTTCTCCAGATCCGGGCGATCCGAGCAGACCACCGGCGTCTGCGTGCTGCGTTCGAGCAGCTCGCACAGCGCCCGGGCCCGGTCTGCGTCGGTCAGACTGACCTGGATCGATCCCATCGCCTTCACCTCGGACCGCAACTGATTTCCACCGGGATTCCCGGTTGTTGTAGACGGCATGGCGACTTTCCACGTCTGGCAGCGGTCCATGCTGGCCATCTACCGGCACCCGGTTCCCGAACCTTGGCGGGGTCGGCAACCGCGCGTCCATTGCACAACCATGCAATCTGGAGTCCACTCTCGGATTCAACTGAAAGTGGCGGAAACACAGGGACTTCCTGCGATACCTCGGGCCGGACTTCGCACCCGCCCGCTCCGCCCGGCTGCCATTTCGCCCCGGCTGGGTTAATTGACCCACCTGATCCGTTTACCCCGCCCCGAAACTCTCCCGGCAGGTCTACAATGAAGATGACGCAGGGCGATATGGCGAAACTGAACGCGGATTGGCAGAGTCCCGAAATACTGCTCCAGATCTTCGACAACGTCAGTGACGCCCTCGTCCTGTATGACAAGAACCATGTGATCCGGGGAGTGAATGCGGCGGCCGAGCAGATGCTCGGTGTCTCGGCCGAGGAGCTGGTGGGGCGCGACTGCCGACAGATGTTCCATTGCGAGGAATGCGAGCCCGGCTGCGGGCTGCATCCGGGGCTGGTGCAACTGAACGGGTCGAATGGCGCAGTGCGGCTGCACACGCCGAACGGATATGAGCGGCTGGTGGTACTGAAGACGACGCCTTTCCGCTCGTCGGACGGGACTCTGGAAGGCTTCCTGGCGACGATCAAGGATGTCGGGGCGGAGGTGGAGACGCAGAAGCGGGAAATCATCGCCGAAAGCCCGGCGATGCGCGAAGTGCTGAACTTCGTCCGGCGGGTGGCGATCAGCGAGGCGTCGACGATCCTGATCGAGGGCGAGAACGGCGTCGGCAAGGACCTGATCGCGAAATTCATCCACTACCAGAGCCTGAGGGCGGCCGAGCCGTTCATCGCCATCAACTGCGCGGCGATTCCCGAGACGCTGCTCGAAAGCGAACTGTTCGGCTATGAGAAGGGCGCTTTCACCGACGCCCGCGCGCAAAAGCGCGGCATCTTCGAGCTGGCCGACAAGGGGACGCTGTTTCTGGACGAGATCGGCGAAATTCCGCTGATGTTGCAGGCCAAGCTGCTGCGCGTGCTCGAAGAGCAAAGCTTTCGCCGGCTGGGCGGCCTGCGCGACATCAACCTCGACCTGCGCGTGATCGCGGCCACCAACAAGAACCTGCGGGAGGCCGTTAAGGAGGGCGCCTTCCGGCAGGACCTCTACTTCCGCCTGAATGTGATCCATGTGACCATTCCGCCGCTGCGCGAGCGGCCGGAAGACATCGCCGCGCTGGCCAACTTTTTTGTCCAGCACTACAACAAGAAATTCAAGCGGCAGATGTCGGGCATTTCTCCGGAGGCGATGCGGATGCTGCTGGCGCACGACTGGCCGGGCAACGTGCGCGAGCTGCGCAACGCGATCGAACGGGCGATGATCCTTGAAGATTCCGACTTCATCACCCCGGCCAGCCTGCCGAAGAGCATCGCGCGGCTTGACAGCGCGGCGGCGGCCGAGCCGCCGCGGGCTGCCGCCATGCCGGCCATCCCTGACACAAGCCTGAGCCTCGAAGAGAACGAGCGCCGGCTGATCCTTGCCGCGCTGGAAAAGACGGGCGGCAACCAGACCCAGGCAGCGAAGCTGTTGCAGATCACGCGGGACACGCTT
Encoded here:
- a CDS encoding cytochrome c is translated as MRKLGRLFASALVLVCAALAQPPARPVTPNSVCADCHEQESKLKASAHASVACATCHVKHEEYPHPEGVPKPQCASCHERSVRDYEQSEHAAQMRRGNGSAPECSTCHGDVHELKRALTIEFHQSVPDTCGMCHAKEAEDFARSVHGKAVAAGVRDAPVCSDCHGGHRVLKAKDPNSTVFPGSVPDTCGHCHGDLRLARRFGLPPDRLNTFEQSFHGLALKAGNQRVADCASCHGYHDILPSSDPASRTNPRNLAATCGACHPGAGSRFALGPIHEVQGAQAAAPVRWAEWFYSLLIPATIGFMLIHHAGDFLRKLWSMRFRGKRVPMQLLRRVEPHHERMYRIERIEHALLAISFIVLVYTGFALHYPDTWWSSWFLRWEDRYPVRGTVHRIAGAVLIGTSIFHLITLVVNRRLREHWKELLPRAQDVRELVEGTLWRLGLLSRRPHRSPHSYIEKMEYWAVVWGTAVMAITGLLLWFHNWSLSVMPKVVLDFSRVVHFYEAVLAALSILVWHFYMVIFDPAVYPLDTAFLTGYSPRAEYVDADEAATGD
- a CDS encoding cytochrome c, with the protein product MQRFKEWLSPIVHLANNWISLLGVVMVTTGGILWIFLLPALFRTHSQDPYAGILQFMVLPVIFFAGLALIPLGIYRVKRQGRLPEVFPPVDMNNPRFRRLLAFVGAATVANVIIGSTLLYGAVSYMETVSFCGQACHTVMKPEFTAYQNSPHARVRCVECHIGPGANWFVKSKISGSWQVISVTFNLYPRPIPTPIENLRPARETCEVCHWPQKFGGDRIRVINSYADDEKVTRRQTVLLMHIGGGNGYEGIHGAHMGPGVVIRYAHADRERQKIPWVEYTGKDGKTYVFRSEGHKDSGPGGLPVRVMDCMDCHNRPSHSFELPEKAVNRAIDEGLIDRTLPFAKKVALEVIQHDYATTAESERGIPARFRAYYEKNYPEIFSSRRQDVERSARGALSIYSRNVFPEMRVKWGTYFNNLGHTDFDGCFRCHDWRESTPAGRTISQDCDTCHKTLAQDEESPKILADLGLTR